From Pseudorasbora parva isolate DD20220531a chromosome 25, ASM2467924v1, whole genome shotgun sequence, one genomic window encodes:
- the irx3b gene encoding iroquois-class homeodomain protein IRX-3b produces MSLPQLGYKYIRPLYSTERHAAVGGRVGVGAELSAPGSLSSVLSSMYGAPFANTQGYSAFLPYSNDLSILNQLGSQYEFKDSPGIQHAGFPHAAFYPYGHQYQFGDPSRPKNATRESTSTLKAWLSEHRKNPYPTKGEKIMLAIITKMTLTQVSTWFANARRRLKKENKMTWVPKTRTDEEGNVYTSDNEDGDKRDEDEEIDLENIDTENIEDKQDCDYQEDEQSVSKASDRTDSDASEEYDDAGAEKCFMNSVMKDRRDAKADEGEEERLKKSPAAQEPSNNAGPPQKPKIWSLAETATTPDSPRKSLWIQRNCDAQTVRNPLHVQNWTKMAFSAHQMALTSHYLGLKHQTTSHMKHGDQRTHNL; encoded by the exons ATGTCTCTCCCGCAGCTCGGCTATAAGTATATCCGACCGCTGTACTCCACGGAGCGGCACGCGGCGGTCGGCGGGCGCGTCGGCGTCGGCGCGGAGCTCAGCGCGCCGGGCTCTCTCTCCAGCGTCCTCTCCAGCATGTACGGAGCTCCGTTCGCCAACACGCAGGGATACAGCGCTTTCCTGCCCTATTCCAACGACCTCTCCATACTTAACCAGCTG GGCTCACAGTACGAGTTTAAAGACAGTCCTGGGATTCAGCACGCAGGGTTTCCTCACGCAGCCTTCTACCCATACGGACACCAGTATCAGTTCGGCGACCCGTCCCGACCCAAGAACGCCACCCGTGAGAGCACCAGCACCCTGAAGGCCTGGCTCAGCGAGCACAGGAAAAACCCTTATCCCACCAAGGGCGAGAAAATCATGCTGGCCATCATCACCAAAATGACCCTCACTCAGGTGTCCACCTGGTTCGCCAACGCCCGGAGACGCCTGAAAAAAGAGAATAAAATGACTTGGGTTCCCAAAACCAGAACCGACGAGGAAGGAAATGTGTATACGAGCGACAACGAGGACGGAGACAAGAGGGACGAGGACGAGGAAATAGACCTGGAGAACATTGACACGGAAAATATCGAGGACAAGCAGGATTGTGATTATCAGGAGGATGAACAGTCGGTGTCTAAAGCCTCTGACAGGACCGATTCGGATGCGTCTGAGGAATATGATGATGCGGGAGCTGAGAAGTGTTTTATGAACAGTGTTATGAAAGACAGAAGGGACGCGAAAGCAGACGAGGGAGAGGAGGAGCGACTCAAAAAGAGTCCGGCAGCGCAAGAGCCCTCGAATAATGCCGGTCCACCTCAGAAGCCAAAGATCTGGTCTCTGGCTGAAACCGCAACGACGCCGGACAGTCCCAGAAAGTCCTTGTGGATTCAGAGGAACTGTGACGCTCAGACAGTCAGGAATCCTCTCCATGTTCAAAACTGGACCAAAATGGCCTTTTCGGCCCATCAGATGGCTTTAACAAGCCATTACCTCGGACTTAAACACCAGACCACGTCACACATGAAGCATGGAGACCAGAGGACTCACAACCTATAA